ctaaaaaggaaaataaaatctgATATTATAATATCACCGGCAAGGAATAAATTTGGGAGCTCGGACTTCCCTACACCCGTCAGCTTCCTCCGGAGCGGATAAgaagataacaaaaaatcttCGTACAAAATTTGAATTCCATTTCTCCTCCCTTACAAACACACTACAAACTGACCGCCATGAAACCTCTCCGTTCTCTCTGCACTCCTTCAGCTCCAAGAGCACTTCCACTTCCATCCTTTCCTTctcctctcttcttcttcactccTTATCCCCTCCCGTCTTTCAAATCCACTCCTGTCCGTACGCATGTCCCCCTCAAATCCATCTCAAACGACAAGTCGTTTTGCTCCGACGACACGCCCCCTCTACTTTCACAAAATCAGCAGCAGCAGCGCCCGAGGACACTGTTCCCTGGTGGTTACAAGCGCCCCGAAATCAAAGTGCCAAATGTTGTCCTCCAGTTGGAGCCCGATGAGGTCCTCACTGGAGGTAATGTGTTGGATTTGATCGACCAAGCTGTGGCGAAGTTCGTCGGTATTGTCTTGCTTAATGACGGTGATGCTAGTGGCAAGAGTGTGTATGATGCTGCTTGTGTATTGAAGTCTCTGGTGAAGGACCGCGCGTATTTTTTGATCTCGGAGCGCGTTGATATAGCCGCTGCTGTTAATGCGAGTGGAGTTGTACTCTCTGATCAAGGTAAATAATTCATATGTTatgtaattacatatttatatcaGAAATTTGCTAGGTTAggtttatttaagtttttgtgtTACTTGTTGTTTCGTCTTCATATGATTTTTTCTGCTTGATTAAAATCATAGATAATATATGgaaattatcattaattctGCTGAAAAGAACTTTGATTGATGTATGAAAAATTCCGGTGGTTTGCAAATGAGGTTGCGGCATTTAGATTTTCATTTGTAGTTTTGCCTGCACTAAAAGTTGTCATTCAGTTTTGTTGTAGTTGTTATTTGAAATCTTTATTAAAGAGCTTTTGATGTGTTTGGTCAGGTCTTCCCGCTATTGTGGCAAGAAACACAATGTTGGATTCAAAGTCTGAATCTGTAGTTCTACCTTTAGTGGGTAGGAATGTGCAGAGTACGGAAGCTGCCTTAGATGCCTCTAGTTCTGAAGGTGCTGATTTTCTTATATGTGGGTTAGGAGAAGGGAAACATGCTGATGTGGTTGAGAATTCTTTGTTTGCTAATGTGAAGTTACCTATTTTTATCCCAAATGCTTCACATGGAGAGGCTACATCGTTGACTGTGGAAATGTCCAAGTTTCTTAAATCAGGTGCAAGTGGTTTGGTTGTTTCACTGGAAGAGTTGAGGTTGTTTGATGATGTGCTGAGTCAATTGTTTAATCCCATTTATGCTATAAATAAAAAGCCTCAGGATGAGCTTGAACGCTTCAATAACCTCAAAGTGTTGGATGCAAGTCATATGGTGGCTGGCTTTATTAAATTGGAAGACAGAGAAAAACAGCTCATAGAAATTGAGAGATCAGTCCTGCTTGAAGCATTAAATGTTATCCAGAAAGCTGCTCCACTGGTgatcttttaattaatatagttaGCCGTTGAAgttaattgtttcattaatttaatatttatgcaATTTTTAATCAACAACTTGATCTTGAATCAGTGAAATTGGTTTTGAATGATAGATGGACGAGGTTTCACTTCTCATTGATGCAGTTTCTCAACTTGATGAGCCATTTTTACTGGTTATAGTGGTAATTGTGTGCTGAACTTCAACAAATTCTGGTTCCAGGGATATACATTGGTATTAGCTCTGaattcaaatgatttatttttctttttattttaaaggatCTAGGACTAATAGACCTTGTTATTTGTCCCCATTCTTTTGTTAAGAAACTACAGACGTTTGAAAGTATCCCTCAGGTATTTATATGTGATGCTTCTCATATCTCATGTAATAAGCTTTCCCTTTTGCATAAGCCATAGATCAGTCCGTGTTGTCATATTTCATTGATGCTTTTGTAGAAATATCATGAAAAAGTTGGATTCAATAGGACTATAGCTTGATTATCAAGAGGTCTTGTCACAAACTTTGTTCTGCTGTTTACTGTGCTTAGGAGACCATGTATCATCAAATGACATGTCCTTACTTCTTTCCCACTATTCACCTGCTCAACACTTCTGTTTAAGCATGGTAAtcaaatgaattttgttttaagcCTCATATTCCGTATCACCTGTATTTTTCCTTTGTCCTGTTAAAGTATTTTCCTTCCTTCTGTTTGTTGAATGAGTGTTATATTCGATTGTGCTCTGTCAAATCCCATTAAGGTTTAATGTTAAGAAATTTCATATGGTTGATGTTGATGTAGCAAACAAAATCTGTGGTTAAAGCCTCATGTATGTTATGTGGTTTTTCTTCAAAGATTTAAAGAATAAATTCCATTAActgaaaataaaacattattgttttcttgATGAGATGATTGAGCATTATGTATCAGTTTCTTTCTTATTCATGCCATGTGCTTTGACAGAACTTAATATCCTTGTACGTTCtcctatgattttttttatcttcctATATGTTGCCAGGGTGAGTTCAACTCTGGTAAATCATCTGTCATTAATGCACTTCTGGGGAAAAGGTATCTCAAGGAGGGGGTTGTTCCCACAACCAATGAGATCACTTTCTTACGCTGTTCTGACCTGGATTCTGAAGAGCAACAACGATGTGAAAGGCATCCAGATGGTCAATACATCTGCTACCTTCCTGCTCCAATTCTTAAAGAAGTGAGTTGtgttgatatttctttattatgcTTTTGAATTCAGCTCTAAGGTGTTCCAATTCCATGGGTATGCTTGGTATTAATTTAAGCTCTATCTCAATTTTGTCCTGTAATAGTCATGCCTAGACAGAAATGCATGCTTCTCATATAGTTTGTTTTGGTTGTTGGTTTGATTTTTTCCGTACTGTATTAATCTGTTATGTGcataaagttttttctttttcttgtgcTTTTGTTGCTGGAAAAAGAATTTGCGTGTTTGAAATACCATGTTTCATAGCATTTTAATAAACCTGTGTGGTGAAATCAGGGTAATAGTTGCTCTGTTCCATAGATGTTGTGTATGTTTTTTCTTTCAGTCATTAAAATATGTGTAATGTTTGAATGTGACATCAAGTTACTTTTCTGTAAGTGGGTAAAGACTAAAGATTCTAGAACATATGGCAACTGAGTTTGCTACATCTGGAAATGAGTATAGCTGCTATAATGAGAAAACCCATTGGactaacaaaatttaaagatgAAGAAAGAGAATTGTGTGGGTCAATTTGTCATGTGATCTACTCAGGCTGCTGAGTATAAATGAaagcaaaaatatatttgagGTTAAAAAAGGAGTTTCTTGATGCATTTGGCATTAATAAAGGAAGGCATACATAATTTGATGTGTACTAAAAATGTAGTGAAACTAAAGAAGTAATGACATCCATGTCTTTGTAacttcttttttcagttttcttaagTGCAGTAGCTTACTGGAAATAGATCTCTTCGCCCATTTGAGATAATTTTGTTGCTTGatgaaatttattttccttctcTATGAAAGCAGATGATTATTGTTGATACTCCTGGGACTAATGTGATTCTGCAAAGGCAACAACGCCTTACTGAGGAATTTGTCCCTCGGGCAGATTTGGTTATTTTTGTAGTTTCTGCTGATCGACCATTGACGGAAAGTGAGGTATGATTAGTTTCATTTGTCAGTGTGGCATAGCATACTATACACAAATTCCTTGTTATTGGCATGTATGGCTTCTATGGCTGCATTCCTTGTTTATTTTTACTGAAAACATTACTGAATTATACACAAATTCCCTATCTGGGACTGGAAGTGGAACTACAATGGGGTTTGAAAGTTCTTACAGGTGGATCTGTTGACTCATTGCAATTACTTTATTAGGGGCTGAagttaaaaatgtaaaatttgacaaaaatttctaaatatgcTGTGGAAAGTATTTAATGGCTGGGGAAACTTTCAGTCTGGTTTTTCAAAACGTGAACATCTTAAAGATTTGTGTGACTTTTGTCattgtttgaatttagaaaACATCCTCATGGTATTTGTTGGTGAAGTCAGTTTCAATCTTTGAATTGTTTTCCAGGTGGATTTTCTTCGTTATACTCAACAGTGGAAGAAAAGATTTGTGTTTGTGTTGAATAAATCGGACCTCTATCAGAATGCTGTTGAGGTTAATTCTGCTTCTTTTTTGTACTTGATATTTTTTGTTACATTGAGACTCCTAAGTTGCTACTTCTGTCAACTCAGCTTCTCAAATGACATTAATATCCTTTTTTATTGTGGCTTTGTGATTTCATGCAGCTTGAGGAAGCTATATCATTCATTAAGGATAATACACGGAAGTTGCTGAATATTGAAAATGTAATTGTATATCCAGTGTCAGCACGATCTACCCTGGAAAGTAAACTTTCAGCTTCTTCTGCTGTTGGAAAAGACTACAGAGAATCATCTGTCATGGGGTATCATTGGAGCAATAGCTTTGATGAACTTGAAAAGTtcttatacaaatttttagaTGCGTCAACGAGTGCTGGAATGGATAGAATAAAGCTTAAACTTGAAACACCAATTGCAATTACAGAACGTTTGCTTTCTGCCTGTGAAGCCCTTCTGAGACAAGATTGCAAAGATGCCAAGCAGGATTTGACCTTGGCAAATGAAATGATTGATAGTGTAAAAGAATATACAAAGAAGATGGAAATTGAGAGCATCAATTGGAGGAAACAAACTTTATCACTGGTATTGTTTCAGGAATATAAATTTTCTGAATTGTTAAGGCAAATTGCCCATATTCCTTAAATTGTCTTTGTTTATGAATTAGCTTGTTCATGAAATCGCAGGTTGACGCCACAAAATCCCGTATTGTGGAGCTTGTAGAAACTACTTTGcaattgtcaaattttgatcttgttggctcatatatttttaaagggGAGAAGTCTTCCACAATGCCAGTTACCTCACAGATTCAATATGACATAGTTGGTCCTGCACTCTTAGATGCACGAGTAAGTTTTCTTCAATTGGTTATTGGTTGAAGTTGATGTTGGAGAAAAATTTGTGCACTTAGGTTTTGTTGTTATGTATTTGAGCCACATGATGCCAATCTAAGTTAGCATATTTGGAAATTTGAAGCAATTGATGACTCAGCTGCTTCAAGCAGTGCAAACAAAGCAGCTAGTTGGGTCACTTTGAGGTGGTTTATGAGTGTGTTAAAATCACATGCGAGCTCAGAATTTCAggataaagggaaaaaagagaGGAGctgagaagagaaaaaaatgattgaGTAGAAATAAAAATAGGCTAGAATGAGAGACCAAGAGAAAATAGAGTAGAATAAAAGAAGAGTGATCAGTAGTGCATGATGGGTTGGACTGTGAACAGATTCAGCAGCAATAATAcctcataaattttattgtccttCCGTATATCTCTAGGGATCCCTAAAATCGTGGTGTTAGAGCACACAGAGCTTTTACCCTTGACCTCAACAATGCATTCAatgtaaaatttcatttttttagtgATTGTGTTTCCTAGAGCTCCCtttttttaacacttttttcCATGAGCTGCACTGATAGTTTCATGTTAATATCTTCTTGGCATACAGAAATTACTTGGAGAATATATGATGTGGTTAGAGTCTAACAATGCTTCTGAAGGGAGACAGTACAAGGAATCTTTTGAAAATAGATGGCCTTCACTTGTAATTCCAAACACCCAGCTGCCACCGGACACTTACAATTTGATGACAAAAGTTGATGAAGTCAGCTTGAAAGTTGTAGAGAACTTCAGTGCCAGTGCTACTTCCAAACTGTTTGAGCAAGAAATACGTGAAGTGGTAAGTTCAAAACTCTATTGTATGGTGAATTAAGATTATCCAAAACAATTGAACAACAAATAAGTCAAGTGTGAGTACATATCTGTCTAATGTACTTTTATAGAACTGTGTATCCTAACTGAGCAAGTTGGCATCTACATTTAGTAATTTCTTTGACAAAGAGAGTTCACTCATGTAGTGCTGCAaatctattcaaatatatttttgttttcttagcACGGTAGCAAATCTGTGTTTTAGGAAGACCAATGACTTTTGGAGTTATAACTTGGTACTTAATTGGTGATGCAGTGTTGTGTCAAGTCTAATATTTTAAGAAGCTGGTGTGAAGCTATGCTCAAACATGTTCATGCACTTCCTTGACTTGTATATCAAactcttgtttctttctttatttcatgGATAGCCTTCAATATGTCATAACTTATCCTGCATATTTCTCATCTTTACATCCTTGAATTATCATTTTGCGTTTGCAGtgtcaaattttattcattcttcTGTTCTGTGACTTCTAATACTAAATGAACCTTTGAGAACACTGATGGCTTAGATCTATTTGTTTtgccaccttttttttttttttttgctgtggtaattttggtattcctATTTCCAGATATATATTTTGTTCTACTGGATCTATGGCTTAATTAACCTGaagtaaaatattttctcaTGGATTTCAGTTTTTGGGGACTTTTGGTGGACTCGGAGCAGCTGGGTTATCTGCTTCACTTTTAACATCTGTGCTGCCTACCACTTTAGAAGACCTTCTTGCTTTGGGCCTTTGTTCTGCTGGAGGGTATTTACCCGTTTACCTATTTTACCTCGTCCTTATTACTCATATTTTTAGTGCATCTGTTATCATCAAGTGATTTTTGTCATTGTATTATTCATCTTTCTTCTGATTGAAGGTATATAGCGGTTGCAAATTTCCCATCTCGGCGACGACTAATGATAGAAAAGGTTAATCGAGTTGCAGATGGATTGTCACGTGAAATTGAAGAAGCAATGCAGAAAGACCTCTCAGAAACTGTTGGAAATCTGGAAACGTTTGTTAAACAAATTGGCAGGCCATATCAAGTCGCAGCACAACATAAACTAGACAAACTTCTTCAGATTCAAGATGAACTATCAAATGTCCAGAAAAAGCTTCAAACCCTACGCGTCGAAATCCAAAACGTTCATGTCTCATGATGCAATCATTATAACCATTGGTATTATTCTCCTAGGAATTCCTCTTTCAGAAATGTGTGAGGGGGCTTGTGTGTTTTCTCATCAcgacccttttttttttcttttttgctttgattttcCTCCAGATGACAAGTGTATCATTTATcggtattaaaaaaaaaaagaaatttgatcagaatgaaatcaaaacatGCAATTGATAATTATTCGGAGTTCATCATGTCAAGATTGGGTGATTTTACAAGATTTCTGGTTGCCATTCACAGAGATTATTCTCAATTAGGTTCATTCTCTAGCCAGTATAGACGAGGATCTGAAACACTTTGATTACGTTGTTCCTAAGCTACgaattaaaatctattaaagTTTATTCGTTTTGTCTTGCACATTTTTGTCAATGGATAGGATACCCTAAGCATTAACATCAATTTTCCTCCTTGTTGGTCGGTTAATATTTGAAATGCTACCCAAATTTCCATAAAAAGGAACTCTCATAATCATCACacgtttaattttattaaaccatgAAAATGTTTCTACCCAAAGCAATACCCACGTCCTAATGGCAATTCCAAAAAGATATTGGTGGGTGCCAGTTGAGATTCCAACGACACGTCGAAAGAACATTTGGAAAGCTGAGTTTCAAtacccaccaaaaaaaaaaaataataataataataaaagttgtGTTTTaacaatacaattatataaaattttagaataatattacattaacaaataatttatataaatttatttgaaagagTGATGCTAAAGttagaaaaaaagtaaataatattttataatttatctcaataaattattattttagtttgtaaaatttgtttatttatatagttttattcaaagttttattttcctcgtcaaaaaagatgaaatttggCAACCAATAACCGGGCAAAACGTGTGTTTCATGCCTTTCAATTGTTTTTACGGAAATGTGACTGAGACAATGGCCTAAAAAGGAGGTAGGATCGAAGGTCAAAAGTTATTTCCCTAATCAAGCAAAACGAACCAATAATGTGGCAACACGTATGGTATATGGGTTTTAAATTACTTTAAGAAGTTAATTAAgaaagaccaaaagacttactccccCCTATAGTATATTAGAATATTAAACTCTCGTTGCGCTAATTTTGtaaaacctaaatattcatttataaaaaattatttataaaaaactcAGTTATAAttataggtaaaattattatttattaaaaaaatttaagttttatcgCATTTTTCTCTTCagatttagaaattttataatttttctctaacttaaaatttgaaaactaacaaatactATATAGgatttgtttctcttttcttcGACGTTAATTTACTGTTTCTGATTGTCGAACGTCCTTTCTCTCATCTTATTTTTCCTTGTAGTTACTCTCTCTGGTCGTTTTCAACTAAGACAAAGACGAACGGTCTTCATCTTGTCTTGGTCAAAAACGACAAAAAAGGGAAGAGAGAATGATCGAAGGGAGAGCTAAGGTGGGAAGGATGATGATTAATGATTGAAGATGACAAATCAACACCAAAGAAAAGAGCAATAAACCTTGAAAGggtatttgttagttttcaaattttgggttagGAAAAATTGTAAGTTTCTAAATCTggaaaggaaaatatgataaaactttaaattttttagtaaataatgattttacccctaactctaactaatatttttaataaaaatttgtttatggatgaatatttaagtttttaaaagttagaggatagacatttgagattttactataccttagatgggaataagtctttcaacCATAAAGAAACAATGGGCTAAAAAGCAATAGAATCACGGTCAAAAGTTTGTCACTTTGCACCTTCCTGTTGACATGCTCGTGTGAGGCATGAATTTGACGCTATCATCTTGCTTGGTGAAAGATTGCAAAGtagacaaacaaacaaataaataaatccgCAAAAAAAAGTGGAAAATTTTAGTAGcatgaaagagaaagagggagATAGAGGCCtatcttttgtttggttttttatttttccctcttGGTTTTGATTAGTAATGAGAAAGAACGTTGATCATACAAGGACCTTTTCCATATTTGAATGGCCAAAATCTAAGTAAAGCTAACCAAAAGCAAAATTGATGGCTAGGGCTTAGAGGGAGTTTTACAAAAGCCATATTCCCGTCAACCATATAATAGTAAGGCACACTTTTTCTTCTCGATTTCCGAGCTCAGACCAAGAAATCAATGCCAGCCCTCACCAAAAATTAGAAtagcatatatttttaatatataatttatatatataaataatgtgttattatataattgaattattttaaattaaagataaaataatatttaatcatataataatcatattataatattttatttatatacataaattatatttaaaaaacatatacataaaattgctcaaagattattaaattgatatacGCATAACATATAAAGAATTGTATTAACTTGTGGTAAACACATAGCTAGAAattacaataaaagaaaaaaaaatagggttATTATATAAGTATGAAACAATGAACGGTGAAGATATgtttgtaaaaatataattacaaaatttatacaaaaaaaaaaaagagaagttcatatataagtttaatatgatatattattaataatatatttaaaaagatatggtaatattaatattaattttgacatatttCATGACCATCAGacaaaatataatacaatacatatcaaatatttaaattatagttttaatactccaaaaaataatacatatctacgatttaattataatcttaAACTCATTATATATTCAAGATTCAAACTAGAATTTCAAACACGTATCACAATGACGATTTAAATTAGGTTTATAACacaaaatacataaacaaaCAATATGAACTGAAAAAGGAGCACCATTCATTCAGGAAAGGGCATTATTACCCATCAAGTTATTTATGTAAATCTCAGTGATTAGTGTAGAATTAGCATTTTTGtctatatgaatttttttatcgtGTTACGACGTCCTGCGCTAGAGTTAACGTTGGCCTAAACCTCATCCATGGGACCTAACGGCTTGAGTGCAAACTATTTTGAAGTTAAAGGAAAGTGAACTAGATTATTTAAgaacacaaataaaaatattaatttgatggtttattcaaataaatgagaCTCTATTTATAGGTACAACTCAACAATTGCAGTATATCCCGCAAACTATGCAAAGCCTATTAACAAGAGCAACTGATAGCTAACTCCACTAATTAAGAGATTAACATAAGAATAATGCAAAGAAGACTCAATCGATAATGCTAGACTAATTTAATGCATATGTGGCCTAATTCAAGGAAGAAATTACACTACTACAAGACTTATTATTGCATGGCTTGTCTTGCATAGTTGTAACACATAGTTTGGAAGCTCCTATGATATCTCCAGACCTATAGATTTTAAGTTACGTGTTATTATAGAAGTGAACTTTTATATTATCATCGTGTTCATTTTCATATAGGTTTCACGTTTTGAGTTATTGtagaaataaaatgttatattactaTATGTTTATCttcatatatacaaatatgtctaaattaaacatttaaaaaccGAATGATAAACTCacccaaaagcaaaattattaAGTGAACCCAAATCAAGAATCAATaagaaacaattataaaaaggaaaaagaaaaatgattcaTCGCAAAGAAACAATCATAGAAAACAAAGTAAGAGCTATGTTAGAGGAGATTTTGTAGAAATATCAAACAATAGATCAAATGCgattgttataaattttagaaaaaaaatgttaatagttgggttttacatagttatgatattatgataataaattaaaaatgtaaaaaatatttttgtactttatgCTCGTGCATTGGATATATTAAAGTACCCAAACAATGTCATCTACTAGAATTAGCATTTGCCAAAGACATGGATATCATGAGTAGATTTTAAGGATTTAGTGGTGCAAAGAATCTGATGTCTTGTTttaaataaccaaaaatttCGCATTTGTGTTTGCCTCAAAGCAATGATAAACCAAGTTAGTGCTGCGGCGGAATGCACATGAAAGATTTTTTAAgatcttttgtttcttcttttcatgCAATTCCTTGCTTTACATTTTTGGCTTGTAGCAAATTTGGTTTTGTCTTGCAAAATCAGCTCAATATTCTTCATAGAGTTATTCACCTGGAGAAATTTCTTCAGTTGAAGTAACCCTTTGTAACGACAAATTTCTCACGTTTAATCTGTAAAACTTTTGATAATTTAGAAACAAAGTGTTCATTTTACGTTCAAAGTTTCAACTGGATAGATGCTATGAGAAATTTCACAAGTTCATACTTGGCTTCCTCTATTTCAATTAAACAGCTTGACTTCTTCTGCAACTGCAGGTGGGTTACGTTTCTGTGTCTGTCACTTG
Above is a genomic segment from Mangifera indica cultivar Alphonso chromosome 3, CATAS_Mindica_2.1, whole genome shotgun sequence containing:
- the LOC123212108 gene encoding probable transmembrane GTPase FZO-like, chloroplastic, giving the protein MKPLRSLCTPSAPRALPLPSFPSPLFFFTPYPLPSFKSTPVRTHVPLKSISNDKSFCSDDTPPLLSQNQQQQRPRTLFPGGYKRPEIKVPNVVLQLEPDEVLTGGNVLDLIDQAVAKFVGIVLLNDGDASGKSVYDAACVLKSLVKDRAYFLISERVDIAAAVNASGVVLSDQGLPAIVARNTMLDSKSESVVLPLVGRNVQSTEAALDASSSEGADFLICGLGEGKHADVVENSLFANVKLPIFIPNASHGEATSLTVEMSKFLKSGASGLVVSLEELRLFDDVLSQLFNPIYAINKKPQDELERFNNLKVLDASHMVAGFIKLEDREKQLIEIERSVLLEALNVIQKAAPLMDEVSLLIDAVSQLDEPFLLVIVGEFNSGKSSVINALLGKRYLKEGVVPTTNEITFLRCSDLDSEEQQRCERHPDGQYICYLPAPILKEMIIVDTPGTNVILQRQQRLTEEFVPRADLVIFVVSADRPLTESEVDFLRYTQQWKKRFVFVLNKSDLYQNAVELEEAISFIKDNTRKLLNIENVIVYPVSARSTLESKLSASSAVGKDYRESSVMGYHWSNSFDELEKFLYKFLDASTSAGMDRIKLKLETPIAITERLLSACEALLRQDCKDAKQDLTLANEMIDSVKEYTKKMEIESINWRKQTLSLVDATKSRIVELVETTLQLSNFDLVGSYIFKGEKSSTMPVTSQIQYDIVGPALLDARKLLGEYMMWLESNNASEGRQYKESFENRWPSLVIPNTQLPPDTYNLMTKVDEVSLKVVENFSASATSKLFEQEIREVFLGTFGGLGAAGLSASLLTSVLPTTLEDLLALGLCSAGGYIAVANFPSRRRLMIEKVNRVADGLSREIEEAMQKDLSETVGNLETFVKQIGRPYQVAAQHKLDKLLQIQDELSNVQKKLQTLRVEIQNVHVS